The following nucleotide sequence is from uncultured Draconibacterium sp..
CATCCGGCAAAAAGGAGTGCTACAGCTACTATCACTGTCAGTAAAATAAATGTACGTTTCATTTCTATTTGTTTTTGATTTACACGAAAGGGAAAGTCCCGTTCTTCCCGAACAAGTTAGGCTTTAATTATCAGATAGAAAAGAGGAATCGGCGAACTACTCCTGAATAATTTGCTGCATAAATGCAACAAATTCGGGTGTATTGAGCCTTTCGTTAAGCATTACAAAGTGTGGATTTATAAGATCGGCTTTGTTGTAAGCCATGGGTTTAAAGGTATCCTGACGAAAAACAGTGCCACCAAATTCTTCCACCATCAACTGGCCAGGTGCAGTATCCCATTCGGAGCAGGGGCCTGCTTTAAGGTACATATCGGCATTTCCTTTTATTATTTCGATTTGTTTTTTTGAACTGCCGCAGTGTAATATCTCCAGCTCAAAGGTGCCTCTCATTTTTTCGATCAGTTCGGCTTCGCGGGGCTTAAAAAACGAACGACTGGTGGCCACTCTTATTTTTCCGTTGTAAGCTTCCGGCTTCTGCATTTCTGCAAAACTTCCTTTGCTGTCGAACGTATAAATTCCTCCGCCTTTACCACAATACCAGCCCTTTTCTTTCAGTGGTTCATAAATCCATCCGTTTATCGGTGCTGTTTTATTAATCAACGCTATATTGATGCAAAATTCGCCGTTTCGTTTAATAAACTCTTTGGTGCCATCCAGTGGGTCGACCAAAAAGTAGTTCTCCCAGGTTTTGCGAATCTCGTACTCCGGGAAATTTGTTTCTTCATCTAAAACAGGAATTTCAGGGAAAATTTGTGCAAGGCCGGCAT
It contains:
- a CDS encoding 3'(2'),5'-bisphosphate nucleotidase CysQ, producing the protein MELNKVHSVIDVLAEAGRAIIEVYESNDFDEQRKSDNTAVTRADKASSKIINAGLAQIFPEIPVLDEETNFPEYEIRKTWENYFLVDPLDGTKEFIKRNGEFCINIALINKTAPINGWIYEPLKEKGWYCGKGGGIYTFDSKGSFAEMQKPEAYNGKIRVATSRSFFKPREAELIEKMRGTFELEILHCGSSKKQIEIIKGNADMYLKAGPCSEWDTAPGQLMVEEFGGTVFRQDTFKPMAYNKADLINPHFVMLNERLNTPEFVAFMQQIIQE